Proteins encoded within one genomic window of Microbacterium sp. zg-B185:
- a CDS encoding MFS transporter, whose translation MKTVNSVWRNTQFRRVWGAGGISALGGEIGELAIPVLALITLGATAAQLSFVRAALLLPYLVLTLWLGVLVDRGKRRPLMIVADVARGILLAIVCGLALAGWLTIPMLVAAAALVGSFTVLYAMAEFAFVPLVVEKQQLLQANAGITATQSAVGIAGAGVGGALVQLITAPVAIGLNGLSYLISGALIASVRADEKPIATPRKDSAFRQARAGVVVLLRHPVLRGLVSEASIWNFGNEIFTIALAVLLLQDYKFGPFIFGLVLMSGGLGAFLGSVTSRRLTERFGYGRILIGSLLLGNTAPLAGVLFATTATPSTFIAMTLAFFVSGVGIGIANSQAVSIRQLAVAPEIRGRVNAGYRLASWGFLAIGALAGGVLVTLTGAWPAAIIGAVLMTFATIPVAASPVRSVVTIADLSPTASASPALRDLGGD comes from the coding sequence ATGAAGACGGTTAACAGCGTCTGGCGTAACACGCAGTTCCGACGCGTGTGGGGAGCTGGCGGGATATCCGCGTTGGGTGGAGAAATCGGCGAACTGGCGATCCCCGTGCTGGCCCTCATAACGCTCGGCGCGACAGCTGCGCAGCTTTCTTTCGTCCGCGCGGCGCTGCTTCTTCCTTATCTGGTTCTGACACTGTGGCTGGGCGTTCTGGTCGATCGCGGCAAACGTCGCCCGCTGATGATCGTCGCAGACGTCGCACGAGGGATCTTGCTCGCCATCGTGTGCGGGCTCGCGCTTGCCGGGTGGCTCACCATCCCGATGCTCGTCGCAGCCGCAGCACTCGTCGGATCCTTCACCGTCCTGTACGCGATGGCGGAGTTCGCCTTCGTCCCACTGGTCGTCGAGAAGCAGCAGCTCCTTCAGGCCAACGCGGGGATCACCGCGACCCAATCCGCGGTGGGAATCGCCGGCGCCGGGGTCGGTGGTGCGCTCGTTCAACTGATCACGGCGCCGGTGGCGATCGGTCTGAACGGGCTCAGCTACCTGATCTCCGGAGCCCTGATTGCCTCCGTCCGTGCGGACGAGAAGCCGATCGCGACACCCCGCAAGGACTCGGCGTTCCGTCAAGCTCGCGCCGGCGTCGTGGTCCTGCTCAGGCATCCGGTCCTGCGCGGACTCGTGTCCGAGGCGAGCATATGGAACTTCGGCAACGAGATCTTCACCATTGCGCTGGCGGTTCTGCTGTTGCAGGACTACAAGTTCGGGCCGTTCATCTTCGGGCTGGTACTCATGAGCGGGGGGCTTGGCGCCTTCCTCGGGAGTGTGACCAGCCGGCGACTCACCGAGCGGTTCGGCTATGGGCGCATCCTGATCGGCTCGCTCCTTCTCGGCAACACCGCCCCCCTGGCAGGAGTACTTTTTGCAACCACGGCCACGCCGTCGACCTTCATCGCGATGACACTCGCCTTCTTCGTCTCCGGGGTCGGTATCGGCATCGCAAACTCGCAGGCCGTCAGCATCCGTCAACTCGCCGTCGCGCCGGAAATCCGCGGCAGAGTCAACGCCGGCTACCGCCTCGCATCGTGGGGCTTCCTCGCGATCGGTGCGCTCGCCGGCGGCGTTCTCGTGACACTCACCGGCGCGTGGCCAGCAGCGATCATCGGAGCCGTGCTCATGACCTTCGCCACCATTCCCGTCGCCGCCTCCCCGGTCCGCAGCGTCGTCACCATCGCCGACCTCTCTCCCACCGCGTCGGCTTCTCCCGCGTTACGGGATCTTGGCGGCGACTGA
- a CDS encoding nucleic acid/nucleotide deaminase domain-containing protein — MLRNRFGRENVALEQLFSERIPCGECLPKLERTFNAEIFSSIAKRGSRATDLMRAYGIH, encoded by the coding sequence CTGCTGCGCAACCGGTTCGGCCGCGAAAATGTCGCGTTGGAGCAGCTGTTCTCGGAGCGGATTCCGTGCGGCGAGTGTCTTCCCAAACTCGAGCGCACCTTCAACGCGGAGATCTTCTCCTCCATCGCCAAACGCGGCAGCCGAGCCACCGACCTCATGAGGGCCTACGGCATCCACTAG
- a CDS encoding zinc permease — translation MWMILLFGAVASVALVIGAAVGARLELPKRLLAILLSFAAGALITALSFELFEDSYERGGIWLAVVGLFAGAVVFTILSALLDRWAQAGSRSKPADEVKGSVKLDTDAAAAGRSASSATTRGTAGVALLAAVTLDGVPENLALGISLTEGTGSIALLAAIFASNLPEALVGAASMRDQGRTTSQIMWLWAACAVLLSGAVVAGAVFLSQSDPAVVSLPLAFAAGAVIASLADTLMPEAYEHGGPAVALSTAAGFAVSFALSLA, via the coding sequence ATGTGGATGATCTTGTTGTTCGGAGCCGTCGCATCCGTCGCGCTCGTGATCGGCGCTGCGGTGGGTGCCCGGCTGGAGCTGCCCAAACGTCTGCTCGCGATTCTCTTGTCTTTCGCGGCCGGAGCGTTGATCACGGCCCTTTCGTTCGAGTTGTTCGAGGACTCCTATGAGCGCGGTGGGATCTGGCTTGCGGTGGTCGGCTTGTTCGCCGGCGCGGTAGTGTTCACGATCCTCAGCGCGCTTCTGGACCGCTGGGCTCAAGCCGGATCGCGTTCGAAGCCTGCGGACGAGGTCAAGGGGAGCGTCAAGCTGGACACGGACGCCGCCGCAGCGGGCCGGAGCGCCAGCTCGGCGACAACCCGAGGCACCGCCGGGGTGGCGCTTTTGGCCGCTGTGACGCTGGACGGCGTCCCAGAGAATCTGGCACTGGGCATCTCGCTGACTGAGGGCACCGGCAGCATCGCGCTGCTCGCGGCGATCTTTGCATCCAACCTTCCCGAGGCGCTTGTCGGCGCTGCCTCGATGCGGGACCAGGGACGGACTACCTCGCAGATCATGTGGTTGTGGGCGGCGTGTGCTGTCCTCCTCAGCGGTGCGGTTGTGGCTGGAGCGGTATTCCTTTCTCAGAGCGACCCGGCAGTGGTTTCCTTGCCGTTGGCGTTCGCGGCCGGAGCCGTGATCGCCTCCTTGGCAGACACCCTCATGCCGGAGGCGTACGAGCACGGTGGCCCTGCGGTCGCGTTGAGCACGGCCGCGGGGTTCGCGGTGTCCTTCGCACTGTCGCTCGCGTAG
- a CDS encoding CGNR zinc finger domain-containing protein: protein MTESVGPAAPGELEFVRAFVNTLDIETGSDALRDSSHWAAWADAHGMRGAASLDDLDSARRLREALRAGLLANHDRSPLPSRMIDALHSAADQCDVRVGFDGDGVRFRTAGSGMDLAFARIVAAVAASVSDGTWPRLKSCVNDACQWAFYDHSRSRTGRWCSMSICGNRAKQKRWRAGQGDTERLPA from the coding sequence ATGACGGAAAGCGTCGGACCAGCAGCACCCGGTGAGCTGGAGTTCGTGCGCGCGTTCGTGAACACGCTGGACATCGAGACCGGCTCCGACGCGTTGCGTGACTCCAGCCACTGGGCGGCGTGGGCCGATGCTCACGGCATGAGAGGGGCCGCATCCCTCGATGATCTGGACTCCGCACGCCGGTTGCGTGAGGCGCTTCGAGCCGGACTGCTGGCCAATCACGACAGGTCCCCACTGCCGTCCCGGATGATCGACGCTCTGCACTCCGCCGCCGACCAGTGCGATGTCAGAGTGGGATTCGACGGCGACGGCGTGAGGTTCCGGACCGCCGGCTCGGGAATGGACCTTGCCTTCGCGAGAATCGTCGCGGCAGTCGCGGCTTCGGTGAGTGATGGAACGTGGCCCAGATTGAAGTCCTGCGTCAATGACGCGTGCCAATGGGCCTTCTACGATCACTCCCGCTCGCGGACCGGTCGGTGGTGTTCGATGAGCATCTGCGGCAATCGCGCGAAACAGAAACGTTGGCGTGCCGGCCAAGGTGACACCGAGCGTCTGCCCGCGTGA
- a CDS encoding DUF6157 family protein: MHTTNYYNTFIEVAEDCPVESAQEPPAVMNATIAALHYDLIAAEPYTRTSDDVIFETHARRAGIPDDERDAARAAFFAKGQPCLRSSPLGKRYGWGVHSDADGRVAAYPVESDEYRRLAGDPAVAHTRAMRSRRA, encoded by the coding sequence ATGCACACGACGAACTACTACAACACCTTCATCGAAGTCGCCGAAGACTGCCCGGTCGAGTCCGCACAGGAACCGCCCGCCGTGATGAACGCGACCATCGCGGCGCTGCATTACGATCTCATCGCGGCGGAGCCGTATACGCGCACTTCCGACGACGTGATTTTCGAGACCCATGCGCGCCGTGCCGGGATTCCCGATGACGAACGGGATGCCGCCCGGGCGGCGTTCTTTGCCAAGGGGCAGCCGTGCCTGCGCTCGTCGCCGCTGGGCAAGCGCTACGGGTGGGGCGTCCACTCGGACGCGGACGGGCGGGTTGCGGCGTATCCGGTGGAGTCCGACGAGTACCGTCGGCTGGCCGGCGATCCCGCCGTCGCGCACACGCGCGCTATGAGGTCGCGACGCGCGTGA
- a CDS encoding DUF6069 family protein, whose amino-acid sequence MLTDLPRRLVAVAIAIAAAVPVWIVASIAGVRLEVTSPVAGPVAISIPLVLITAAVAAAAAWALLAVLERRSENGTRVWTITAVAVLVVSVVSLFLLGASLATVIALGLMHLAVGLTLIVLLPRRGSQRRATTVAAMNRHLSREG is encoded by the coding sequence ATGCTCACCGATCTTCCGCGCCGCCTCGTGGCAGTCGCCATCGCAATAGCCGCCGCCGTACCCGTGTGGATCGTCGCCTCCATCGCGGGGGTTCGACTCGAGGTCACCAGCCCCGTGGCCGGCCCCGTCGCGATCAGCATCCCACTCGTCCTCATCACGGCGGCCGTCGCCGCGGCCGCCGCATGGGCACTGCTAGCGGTGTTGGAGAGGCGCTCGGAGAACGGAACCAGGGTCTGGACGATAACAGCGGTGGCGGTGCTCGTGGTGTCCGTGGTCTCTCTGTTCCTGCTCGGCGCTTCCCTTGCGACAGTCATCGCGCTCGGACTCATGCATCTGGCTGTGGGCCTGACCCTCATCGTTCTCCTTCCGCGACGAGGTTCACAGCGTCGTGCGACGACAGTCGCGGCGATGAACCGTCACCTGAGCAGAGAGGGGTGA
- a CDS encoding EamA family transporter — MLSAVLAFVGAVVYGAADFLGGLAAKRLRSIVVTAVAAASGLAVLGAALPFVGGTWTASDVAWGALSGAIGVVAIALLYACLAIGPMSILSPLTAVVSAIAPMLWGLLVDGETLSPVGYAGLGVAIVAVVLVGFIPGEKMVRPSTRGLLMAVGAGLAIGAFLIVIDQTSDQSGVVPLILNRGTNLLITVTVVAVLAIRAVVKGRPAASVVNAAGLRVGATPTGHADLEHAVHGDPQSVRLATTRTRAWWLAIACGVVDAAANALLLLALRAGELSIVSALTALYPAGTIVLAAIVLRERVAWLQWAGLALALVAGGMLALA; from the coding sequence ATGCTCTCGGCCGTGCTCGCCTTCGTCGGTGCCGTCGTCTACGGGGCGGCCGACTTCCTGGGCGGTCTGGCCGCGAAGCGGTTGCGCTCGATCGTCGTGACCGCCGTGGCCGCGGCATCCGGTCTGGCTGTGCTCGGCGCCGCCCTGCCCTTCGTGGGCGGAACCTGGACGGCGTCGGACGTCGCCTGGGGCGCGCTGTCCGGGGCGATCGGCGTCGTCGCGATCGCACTGCTGTACGCGTGCCTGGCCATCGGTCCGATGAGCATCCTCTCGCCGCTGACCGCGGTGGTCTCGGCGATCGCCCCGATGCTGTGGGGGCTGCTCGTCGACGGCGAGACACTCTCTCCCGTCGGCTATGCGGGGCTCGGCGTCGCGATCGTGGCCGTCGTGCTGGTCGGGTTCATCCCGGGCGAGAAGATGGTCCGGCCGAGCACCCGCGGGTTGCTCATGGCTGTCGGTGCGGGGCTGGCGATCGGCGCTTTCCTCATCGTCATCGACCAGACCAGCGACCAGAGCGGTGTGGTTCCGCTGATCCTCAACCGCGGCACCAACCTGCTGATCACGGTCACCGTCGTCGCCGTCCTGGCCATCCGAGCTGTTGTCAAAGGGCGACCGGCCGCCTCCGTCGTGAACGCCGCGGGCCTCCGGGTCGGCGCCACACCCACCGGCCATGCCGACCTCGAGCATGCGGTCCACGGCGATCCGCAGAGTGTCCGGCTGGCCACCACGCGCACCCGCGCATGGTGGCTGGCGATCGCATGCGGCGTGGTGGATGCCGCGGCCAACGCCCTCCTGCTGCTCGCGCTGCGCGCCGGTGAACTGTCGATCGTCTCGGCCCTCACTGCGCTGTATCCGGCCGGGACGATCGTCCTCGCCGCGATCGTGCTGCGTGAGCGCGTCGCCTGGCTGCAGTGGGCCGGCCTGGCGCTCGCCCTGGTCGCCGGGGGCATGCTCGCACTGGCGTGA
- a CDS encoding cation:proton antiporter, with the protein MTLDPVGLVYLSAGIATVFAALLPRLLGKAPVSMPMVFVGAGIVAFTIVPGLPDPNPTEHPVIAVHLTELCVIISLMGAGLAINRVFSWRTWSTTWRLLGITMPLSIVAVALLGWWGLGLGAASAILLGAALAPTDPVLASEVQVAEPLTEDDHGDDDEARFAITSEAGLNDGLAFPFTYAAIAISTVGLAPSGWLSEWLLIDVGWRLALGMLLGLGVGWLLRRLFFSGLSQRLGFTDKADGFIALAATFLAYGAAEVAEGYGFLAVFVCACTIRAAERAHGLHSVLHTFVEQVERLLTVAVLILLGGAVARGLLQSLTLPDILVAAAVLLVIRPLSGWVGLTPGKTGPRERAVIAFFGVRGVGSLFYIAYALENGDFPGGERLWAIASVVVLGSILIHGVAATPTMTLLDRARRRRAQRPENDAGATNTPV; encoded by the coding sequence ATGACGTTGGATCCTGTCGGGCTGGTCTACCTTTCGGCTGGCATTGCGACCGTGTTCGCTGCCTTGCTGCCGCGACTGCTCGGCAAAGCACCGGTGTCCATGCCCATGGTCTTCGTTGGTGCAGGCATCGTTGCGTTCACCATCGTCCCCGGATTGCCAGATCCCAATCCGACGGAGCATCCCGTCATCGCCGTCCACCTCACCGAGCTCTGCGTCATCATCTCTCTGATGGGCGCTGGGCTTGCGATCAACAGGGTCTTCAGCTGGCGCACGTGGTCCACCACGTGGCGGCTGCTGGGCATCACGATGCCCTTGTCGATCGTCGCGGTTGCGCTGCTGGGCTGGTGGGGACTCGGGCTTGGTGCCGCCAGCGCGATCCTGCTTGGGGCGGCTCTGGCACCCACCGACCCTGTGCTGGCCAGCGAAGTGCAGGTCGCCGAACCGCTCACCGAAGATGACCACGGCGACGACGACGAGGCTCGCTTCGCGATCACCTCCGAAGCCGGCCTCAACGACGGCCTCGCGTTCCCGTTCACATACGCCGCCATCGCGATCAGTACCGTCGGTCTGGCCCCGTCGGGGTGGCTCAGTGAGTGGTTGCTGATCGACGTCGGGTGGCGTCTGGCTCTCGGCATGCTCCTCGGCCTCGGTGTGGGGTGGCTGTTACGCCGCCTGTTCTTCTCCGGACTCTCGCAACGGTTGGGATTCACCGACAAAGCCGACGGGTTCATCGCCCTGGCGGCGACTTTCCTCGCCTATGGAGCAGCGGAAGTCGCTGAAGGATACGGATTCCTCGCGGTCTTCGTCTGTGCCTGCACCATCAGAGCGGCAGAACGAGCCCATGGACTCCACTCGGTCCTGCACACCTTCGTCGAGCAAGTGGAACGGCTCCTCACTGTGGCTGTGCTCATTCTCCTCGGCGGGGCTGTTGCCCGTGGACTGCTTCAGTCGTTGACACTCCCGGATATCCTCGTTGCTGCGGCGGTCCTTCTGGTCATCCGACCCCTCAGCGGCTGGGTTGGTCTTACGCCGGGGAAGACAGGTCCCCGAGAACGAGCGGTGATCGCGTTCTTCGGCGTTCGAGGGGTCGGTTCCCTGTTCTACATCGCCTATGCACTCGAGAACGGCGACTTTCCCGGCGGTGAACGGCTCTGGGCGATCGCGTCCGTCGTGGTTCTCGGCTCCATCCTGATTCATGGGGTGGCAGCAACTCCCACCATGACGCTTCTCGACCGAGCGCGGCGGCGCCGCGCGCAGCGACCGGAGAACGACGCGGGAGCGACCAACACACCCGTCTGA
- a CDS encoding efflux RND transporter permease subunit gives MQKSPSALRQPTRWLRIGIPIVLALVWLIGGAIGGPYFGKVGEVSTNDQSSFLPQSADATQVSERLADFTGGDTIPAVVVIAGDDSLTDDEIATLQTVSADIGALDGVSGDVSPPVISEDGQAAQIFVPVATDGEIREIVEEIAATLESELPEGLEGWVTGPAGFTADLVSGFLGIDGLLLLTALGAVFVILIIVYRSPLLPVLVLMTSLFALCVALLTVWWLAKAGIVVLNGQVQGILFILVIGAATDYALLYVARFKEAVADGATKWDSVTRAWRGAFEPILASGGTVIAGLLCLLLSDLATNRALGPIASIGIAFSMLSALTFLPALLALVGRAAFWPFIPKQPAAELPADLTQPVRGFWAKQARLVALHPRPVWIITTLVLLAACAGALQLKADGVPSSDLVLGASEARDGQEVLAEHFPAGSGSPVYVIVPEDQIVDAVGVLDDNSGVESVAIVSADSPTGQAAVAIEAGAPVFTAPGPPGATAPEPTVVDADVLLVGTLTDTADSVTADYTVRELRAAFTDELGEGTALVGGVTATDVDTNDTSIRDRTLIIPVILFVILLILMLLLRSILAPVLLILSTVLSFGAALGVSALVFNNVFDFPGADPAVPLYGFVFLVALGVDYNIFLMSRVREESLVHGTRRGILRGLVTTGGVITSAGLVLAATFAALGVIPILFLAQIAFIVAFGVLLDTFVVRSLLVPALSYDIGRAIWWPSKLWRRGPEVTGRPQPQAGHGGAVAEAPVPANTVPEVLADDGHPLTREEYRRTLGS, from the coding sequence ATGCAGAAATCGCCCTCCGCGCTCCGTCAGCCGACTCGGTGGTTGAGGATCGGCATCCCGATCGTGCTGGCGTTGGTCTGGCTCATCGGCGGGGCCATCGGCGGGCCGTACTTCGGCAAGGTGGGCGAGGTCTCCACGAACGACCAGTCCTCGTTCCTCCCGCAGAGCGCAGATGCGACGCAGGTCAGCGAACGGCTCGCGGATTTCACCGGGGGAGACACCATCCCGGCTGTTGTGGTCATCGCGGGCGACGACTCGCTCACGGACGACGAGATCGCCACTCTGCAGACGGTCTCAGCCGACATCGGCGCCCTGGACGGCGTGTCCGGTGACGTGTCGCCGCCGGTGATCTCCGAGGACGGTCAGGCCGCGCAGATCTTTGTGCCGGTCGCCACGGACGGTGAGATCCGCGAGATCGTCGAGGAGATCGCGGCGACACTCGAATCCGAGCTGCCGGAGGGGCTGGAGGGGTGGGTGACCGGTCCAGCCGGGTTCACCGCCGATCTGGTCAGCGGATTCCTGGGCATCGACGGACTGCTGCTGCTGACTGCGCTGGGCGCCGTCTTCGTGATCCTGATCATCGTCTACCGATCGCCGCTGCTGCCGGTGCTCGTGCTGATGACGTCGCTTTTCGCGCTGTGTGTGGCCTTGCTGACGGTGTGGTGGCTGGCGAAGGCCGGCATCGTCGTGCTCAACGGCCAGGTGCAGGGCATCCTGTTCATCCTCGTGATCGGCGCCGCGACGGACTATGCGCTGCTCTACGTGGCCCGATTCAAGGAAGCCGTCGCCGACGGAGCGACCAAGTGGGACAGCGTCACGCGCGCGTGGCGCGGCGCGTTCGAGCCGATCCTCGCCTCCGGCGGCACGGTCATCGCGGGTCTGCTCTGTCTGCTCCTGTCCGACCTCGCCACCAACCGCGCGCTCGGCCCGATCGCGTCGATCGGCATCGCGTTCTCGATGCTCTCCGCCCTGACCTTCCTCCCCGCGCTGCTCGCGCTCGTCGGCCGCGCCGCGTTCTGGCCCTTCATCCCGAAGCAGCCTGCCGCTGAGCTGCCTGCGGATCTCACCCAGCCGGTGAGGGGATTCTGGGCCAAGCAGGCACGCCTGGTCGCACTGCATCCGCGCCCGGTCTGGATCATCACGACCCTGGTGCTGCTGGCCGCGTGCGCGGGAGCGCTGCAGCTGAAGGCCGACGGCGTTCCCTCCAGCGACCTGGTGCTCGGGGCATCCGAGGCACGAGACGGGCAGGAAGTGCTCGCGGAGCACTTCCCCGCCGGATCCGGCAGCCCGGTGTACGTCATCGTCCCGGAGGATCAGATCGTGGATGCGGTCGGCGTCCTCGACGACAACTCCGGTGTCGAGTCCGTCGCCATCGTCTCCGCGGATTCCCCCACCGGTCAGGCCGCCGTGGCGATCGAGGCCGGCGCGCCGGTGTTCACCGCACCCGGTCCGCCCGGAGCCACGGCACCGGAGCCGACCGTCGTGGACGCAGACGTGCTGCTGGTGGGGACGCTGACGGACACGGCCGATTCGGTGACCGCGGACTACACCGTGCGTGAACTGCGGGCCGCCTTCACGGACGAGTTGGGCGAGGGCACCGCTCTGGTCGGCGGAGTCACGGCGACGGATGTCGATACGAACGACACATCGATCCGGGACCGCACCTTGATCATCCCCGTCATCCTGTTCGTGATCCTGCTCATCCTGATGCTGCTGCTGCGCTCCATCCTGGCGCCGGTCCTGCTCATCCTGAGCACCGTGCTGTCCTTCGGTGCGGCCCTGGGCGTCAGCGCGCTCGTGTTCAACAACGTGTTCGATTTCCCGGGTGCCGACCCCGCAGTGCCGCTGTACGGGTTCGTGTTCCTGGTCGCGCTGGGGGTGGATTACAACATCTTCCTGATGTCTCGGGTGCGGGAGGAATCTCTCGTGCACGGAACGAGACGCGGCATCCTGCGCGGTCTGGTCACCACCGGCGGGGTGATCACCTCGGCCGGCCTGGTCCTGGCCGCCACCTTCGCGGCGCTCGGGGTCATTCCGATCCTGTTCCTCGCGCAGATCGCGTTCATCGTCGCCTTCGGCGTCCTGCTGGACACGTTCGTCGTGCGCTCGCTGCTCGTCCCGGCACTGTCCTACGACATCGGACGGGCGATCTGGTGGCCGTCGAAGCTGTGGCGACGCGGACCGGAGGTGACCGGTCGCCCGCAGCCGCAGGCCGGGCACGGCGGAGCCGTCGCAGAGGCGCCGGT
- a CDS encoding dihydrofolate reductase family protein, which translates to MRPLRYSINVTLDGCCHHEAGLPPDEESMRYWTAEMQRADAVLFGRVTYQMMESAWRKPATGTWPDWMDEWEIPFAESIDQAKKYVVSATLGQVDWNAELLRGELGEAVQRLKQEPGEGLSVGGVTLPLALADLGLIDEYEFLVQPVLAGHGPTLLAGLGERIQLELVHRHEFRSGAVAMRYRPARDTS; encoded by the coding sequence ATGAGACCACTTCGATACTCGATCAACGTCACGCTCGACGGCTGCTGCCATCACGAGGCAGGACTTCCTCCGGACGAGGAATCGATGCGCTACTGGACCGCTGAGATGCAGCGAGCCGACGCCGTGCTGTTCGGCCGGGTGACCTACCAGATGATGGAGTCCGCGTGGCGGAAACCGGCTACGGGCACGTGGCCTGACTGGATGGATGAATGGGAGATCCCGTTCGCCGAGTCCATTGATCAGGCGAAGAAGTACGTCGTGTCCGCCACGCTTGGCCAGGTCGACTGGAATGCGGAGCTGCTGCGCGGCGAACTGGGGGAAGCGGTTCAGCGGCTCAAGCAGGAGCCAGGCGAGGGCTTGTCGGTGGGCGGCGTGACGCTGCCACTGGCGTTGGCAGACCTGGGTTTGATCGACGAGTACGAGTTTCTCGTGCAACCGGTCCTTGCCGGACATGGGCCGACGTTGCTGGCCGGTCTGGGCGAGCGCATCCAGCTCGAGCTCGTGCATCGCCATGAGTTCCGGTCAGGGGCGGTCGCCATGCGCTACCGACCCGCGCGCGACACGTCTTAG
- the sigJ gene encoding RNA polymerase sigma factor SigJ, translating to MPVDEAMKHRRQLVGVAYRLLGSITEAEDVTQEAYARWYAMSPQQRHAIGSPGAWLTTVASRLCLDVLGSARARRERYVGEWIPEPLPAYSLDHQTDPADQVTLDESISMAFLVVLEHLTPAERVAFILHDVFRYPFTEVASIVGRTPAACRQLATSARRRIRASRQASTPIAQQREIVAVFKSAWEAKDIPRLLTLLDPNATMSADGGGIVPATLEPVEGLNQIALSFAALADRAPDLVVRERTVNGQPGLVAEQDGSVAVVLAFEIAGGRILRIWAMRNPQKLRAWADSERGPTPNSR from the coding sequence ATGCCAGTGGACGAAGCCATGAAGCACCGCCGACAGTTGGTGGGTGTCGCGTACCGCCTGCTTGGGTCGATCACGGAGGCGGAAGACGTCACGCAGGAGGCCTATGCCCGGTGGTATGCGATGTCCCCGCAACAGCGACACGCGATCGGATCGCCCGGCGCGTGGCTTACGACTGTCGCGAGTCGTCTTTGTCTCGATGTGCTCGGATCGGCCCGTGCTCGTCGTGAACGCTACGTCGGCGAATGGATCCCCGAGCCCCTACCTGCCTACTCGCTCGACCATCAGACGGACCCAGCGGACCAAGTCACGCTCGACGAGTCGATCTCGATGGCATTCCTCGTCGTCCTAGAGCACCTCACCCCCGCAGAACGTGTCGCATTCATCCTTCACGATGTCTTCCGGTACCCCTTCACCGAGGTGGCGTCTATCGTCGGGCGCACACCCGCGGCGTGCCGCCAACTCGCCACATCGGCACGCCGCCGTATCCGCGCGTCTCGACAGGCGTCAACCCCGATCGCACAACAACGCGAGATCGTCGCAGTCTTCAAGAGTGCCTGGGAAGCGAAGGACATCCCCCGGCTCCTGACACTGTTGGATCCGAACGCGACGATGAGCGCTGACGGCGGTGGCATCGTCCCGGCCACCCTCGAGCCTGTCGAGGGTCTGAACCAGATCGCCCTGTCCTTCGCCGCGTTGGCAGATCGAGCACCGGATCTGGTGGTGAGGGAGCGCACGGTGAACGGCCAGCCCGGTCTTGTGGCAGAACAAGACGGTTCAGTGGCCGTCGTCCTCGCCTTCGAGATCGCCGGCGGCCGCATTCTCCGCATCTGGGCCATGCGGAATCCTCAGAAGCTGCGGGCCTGGGCCGACAGTGAGCGCGGTCCGACACCGAACTCCCGCTGA